A portion of the Rubritalea squalenifaciens DSM 18772 genome contains these proteins:
- a CDS encoding substrate-binding domain-containing protein: MSSTPISPKPERKRIAVRVPEWCNYGPQITRGMLKFIRAHEDCDWAIEYPNHSFGEMEQIQIDETWQGDALVLFRATAEELEVYKQRGQAVALVSSEGPSGGFPRIIPDNFRVGGMAAEHLMESMVPNLAFLARGETLYQEANFAPGQRVYPRERLKGFIDKLQESDITPSVHYISGHPLWKKNAWKLIEKEVSEFIESLPKPCGLFVADDPLAGVVVKVAAKMQIDIPGELLVIGFGNDPGYCLTANTPLSSIGYPGSKVGYAAAEAIQKQLLGEAPQETIQRIEVRKLRVRESSDSIAIPDPDFAKLVRWMRLRAIREPLRMDDLVEKSGLSISSLRKRFHQFLGHSPKEELAQIRLKHFKHLLARTEEPVAVISEKMGFLSIQEASRFFMREAGQRPTEYREQNLVDNS, from the coding sequence ATGTCGAGTACTCCGATATCACCCAAGCCTGAGAGGAAGCGCATTGCAGTCCGTGTACCGGAGTGGTGCAACTACGGTCCACAGATTACCAGAGGTATGCTCAAATTCATCCGCGCTCACGAGGATTGCGATTGGGCGATCGAGTATCCCAACCATTCCTTTGGCGAAATGGAGCAAATCCAGATCGATGAAACCTGGCAAGGTGACGCACTCGTACTCTTCCGGGCGACCGCGGAGGAACTGGAAGTCTACAAGCAGCGTGGCCAGGCGGTGGCTCTGGTGAGTTCGGAGGGGCCTAGCGGTGGCTTTCCGCGGATCATACCAGATAACTTCCGGGTCGGCGGTATGGCAGCCGAGCACCTGATGGAATCGATGGTGCCTAACCTCGCCTTTCTGGCCCGTGGCGAAACGCTCTATCAGGAGGCCAACTTTGCACCGGGCCAGAGGGTCTATCCGCGCGAGCGGCTGAAAGGATTTATCGATAAACTGCAGGAGAGCGACATCACGCCGAGTGTGCACTACATCTCAGGCCATCCGCTCTGGAAGAAGAACGCCTGGAAGCTGATTGAAAAAGAGGTCAGTGAGTTCATCGAGTCCCTGCCGAAGCCCTGTGGATTGTTTGTGGCGGATGATCCGTTGGCGGGTGTAGTGGTAAAGGTGGCGGCGAAGATGCAGATCGATATTCCCGGAGAGTTGTTAGTCATCGGCTTTGGCAATGACCCGGGCTATTGCCTCACGGCGAACACGCCGCTCAGCAGCATTGGCTATCCGGGTAGCAAGGTGGGCTACGCCGCCGCAGAAGCCATCCAGAAGCAGCTGCTGGGAGAAGCGCCGCAGGAAACGATCCAGAGGATCGAGGTCAGAAAGCTTCGGGTCCGTGAGTCCAGCGACAGCATTGCCATTCCGGATCCAGACTTTGCCAAGCTCGTGCGCTGGATGCGACTCAGAGCCATCAGGGAACCACTGCGCATGGATGACCTGGTGGAGAAGTCCGGCCTCTCGATCAGCTCGCTACGCAAACGTTTCCATCAATTCCTCGGCCACAGCCCCAAGGAGGAGCTTGCCCAGATCCGCCTGAAGCATTTCAAGCACCTCCTAGCCCGCACCGAGGAGCCCGTTGCCGTGATATCCGAGAAGATGGGCTTCCTCTCCATCCAGGAAGCCAGCCGCTTCTTCATGCGCGAGGCTGGCCAGCGACCCACCGAATACCGGGAGCAGAACCTGGTTGATAATTCCTAA
- a CDS encoding tetratricopeptide repeat-containing sulfotransferase family protein, whose translation MMHESVQAALLAGDVSGAVQAWKQLPTPKPDAVIEFASTLFHLYYFDEAQDVFLSLLENETSSKEQLLAVAKLWFGMGRYAVAARYTGKALEAGPADADLISMHASCLSRSGNDEVTIELLERALEAHPGHARNVRLLAHLKRTAGDLEGSRQLLEQCLSEYPSPDDWRLHYEHGYVLDRCGEYGQAISSLKNAKHQLTTEAQKHQQAWQLTSQRQWQCTQLLGKSRLEAWGRGNSEFQSVLMAGFPRSGTTLLETILSRHPRCVGTDETGILASQFRDPLIMQAPSAHAAIEELDSFEPEDLQIGRQEYLRCTEAYIGESVNGRILIEKEPLLTADLHVPLRLFPDCKILMPLRDPRDVVISFYFTIVPLAANSVAAHSLEDSCRYYAEVMRHWLYLREQLPQERWLEIRYEDLLSDPEAKTQELTSFLGIEWTADLLDSQKSSGKAVSTPTYSDVSKPLYQRSRERWRHYERELSPHLHLLEPYLEAFGYGELHSQTTE comes from the coding sequence ATGATGCATGAGAGTGTCCAAGCCGCCTTGTTAGCAGGTGATGTTTCTGGGGCTGTCCAGGCCTGGAAGCAACTTCCCACCCCAAAGCCCGATGCAGTCATCGAGTTCGCATCCACCTTGTTTCACCTCTACTACTTCGATGAGGCTCAGGATGTTTTTCTCTCTTTGTTAGAAAATGAGACTAGCAGCAAAGAGCAATTACTCGCGGTCGCCAAGCTATGGTTTGGGATGGGGCGCTATGCGGTGGCGGCTCGCTACACCGGAAAGGCTCTGGAGGCTGGCCCAGCAGATGCCGACCTGATCTCCATGCATGCATCCTGTCTCTCACGTAGTGGGAACGATGAAGTGACGATAGAGCTGCTTGAGCGCGCACTTGAGGCCCATCCCGGCCACGCCCGCAATGTCAGGTTACTCGCTCATCTGAAGCGCACGGCGGGTGATCTGGAGGGGTCCCGCCAGCTGCTGGAGCAATGCCTTAGCGAATACCCCTCACCGGACGACTGGAGGCTCCACTACGAGCATGGCTATGTGCTCGACCGCTGCGGCGAATACGGGCAGGCCATTTCCAGCCTGAAGAACGCCAAGCACCAATTGACGACTGAGGCACAAAAGCATCAGCAAGCGTGGCAGCTGACCAGCCAGCGCCAATGGCAGTGTACCCAGCTGCTGGGCAAGTCCCGCCTAGAAGCCTGGGGCAGGGGAAACTCCGAATTTCAAAGCGTGCTGATGGCCGGCTTCCCTCGCTCGGGCACCACTTTGTTAGAAACCATCCTGAGCCGTCACCCGCGCTGTGTGGGCACTGATGAGACTGGTATCCTGGCCAGCCAGTTTAGGGACCCGCTGATCATGCAGGCTCCTAGTGCGCATGCTGCCATTGAGGAACTCGATAGCTTTGAGCCTGAAGATTTACAGATTGGGAGACAGGAATACCTGCGCTGTACCGAAGCCTACATTGGCGAATCAGTGAATGGACGGATCCTGATCGAAAAGGAACCCCTCCTCACCGCTGACCTGCACGTACCACTGCGTCTCTTCCCCGACTGTAAAATCCTGATGCCGCTACGTGACCCGCGTGATGTGGTCATCAGCTTCTACTTCACCATCGTACCTCTGGCCGCCAATAGCGTGGCAGCACACTCTCTGGAAGACAGCTGCCGCTACTACGCGGAAGTCATGAGGCACTGGCTTTACCTGCGCGAGCAACTCCCGCAAGAACGCTGGTTGGAAATCCGCTACGAGGACCTCCTCAGTGATCCGGAAGCAAAGACACAGGAGCTGACAAGTTTCCTCGGCATCGAGTGGACAGCAGACCTGCTAGACAGCCAGAAGAGTAGTGGCAAAGCAGTCTCTACACCGACCTACAGTGATGTATCCAAGCCCCTCTACCAGCGTTCCCGCGAACGCTGGCGCCATTACGAGCGTGAGCTTTCCCCGCACCTTCACCTTCTGGAACCTTACCTGGAAGCTTTCGGGTACGGGGAGTTACACTCACAAACTACTGAATGA
- a CDS encoding PEP-CTERM sorting domain-containing protein, with translation MKHNTKHPMILAGLLGTALVSSTQAATVLTGSGLANNVDLPSDFASFEAGTPNIGLTWSATGGAWQAYNGWPTGGEVFQMDTAATGDVYSVVFTPDSGFNVVLSSLDINIWAGGNDFDIDWSVVGASSGSLGSGTANALDGQVTGINFGDLTGTGSEQVTMTLTIGSTAGIGSYLAMDNLSFDQVAAVPEPSSALLAAAGLGALAMRRRRK, from the coding sequence ATGAAGCATAACACAAAACACCCTATGATACTGGCCGGCCTTCTGGGCACCGCGCTAGTTTCCTCCACCCAGGCCGCCACGGTCCTTACAGGCAGCGGCCTTGCAAACAATGTCGATCTACCCTCTGACTTTGCCTCTTTCGAAGCAGGTACTCCAAACATCGGCCTCACTTGGTCTGCGACCGGTGGAGCCTGGCAGGCCTACAATGGCTGGCCTACTGGCGGAGAGGTTTTTCAGATGGATACCGCAGCAACTGGCGATGTTTACTCCGTCGTTTTCACACCAGACTCTGGCTTCAATGTCGTGCTCAGCAGCTTGGATATCAACATCTGGGCAGGTGGCAACGATTTTGACATCGATTGGTCCGTAGTCGGAGCTAGCTCCGGAAGCCTTGGTAGCGGAACTGCCAACGCTCTCGACGGTCAGGTGACTGGCATCAACTTTGGGGATCTCACCGGCACTGGCAGCGAGCAAGTCACCATGACACTCACCATCGGTTCCACAGCTGGTATTGGCTCCTACCTCGCCATGGACAACCTGAGCTTTGACCAGGTGGCCGCCGTTCCAGAGCCATCCAGCGCACTTCTTGCCGCAGCAGGTCTTGGTGCACTCGCCATGCGCCGCCGCCGCAAATAA
- a CDS encoding DUF5063 domain-containing protein: MSLAIESFVENARTYCEWVEADNHDLLTVRQLILSLMTSIPSLIVTDKSVESEDEYDYDTASWERIHKHLANLPFQYYQITTAPLNVDDSQSSCGDLCDDLADIYAELKHGLSALDAGDGIYALQHWRDSYHQHWGEHASAAFYAIDHYYRSTCREYHIY; this comes from the coding sequence ATGTCGCTTGCCATAGAATCATTCGTTGAGAATGCCCGCACGTATTGTGAATGGGTAGAGGCCGACAATCATGATCTACTGACTGTTCGTCAGCTCATCTTGTCCTTGATGACTAGCATCCCCTCTTTGATTGTGACTGATAAGTCAGTGGAGAGTGAAGATGAATACGACTATGACACAGCCAGTTGGGAAAGGATTCACAAGCATTTAGCGAACCTTCCCTTCCAGTATTATCAGATCACAACTGCTCCATTGAATGTGGATGATTCCCAATCAAGTTGTGGTGATCTTTGTGATGACCTTGCAGATATTTATGCTGAGCTGAAGCATGGCCTTTCGGCACTGGATGCAGGAGATGGCATCTACGCACTTCAACACTGGAGAGACTCTTACCATCAGCACTGGGGAGAGCACGCATCAGCTGCATTCTATGCGATTGATCACTACTATCGTAGCACATGTCGAGAGTACCACATCTATTAA